The sequence GGAAAATTAGAATATGTTTTTTATGCATACAACTCAGTTCCCGGCAGCAACAAGCGTGCTGCCGGGTGGCCATATCAGCTCTGGGGATAGGTAAATGTGAATTTCTCGACAAAAGGAGAAAACCATTGAGGCAACCCGGTTTCCTTGTCCGTATGGCGGGCATATCCTTTTTCATCCGGCGGGGTATATTTCAGGAATACCTTATAAGTCCCCGGACCTTTCATTTTCACCGAGTGGGCGTAGTGTGCACCATCGGCGGCTGACATAGGCAACATCTGACCGAACTCTATAAAGTCAGCATCACCTACTTTCTGAACCATATAATCCACGCTCAGGTACGGTATCCATGCATCAGGTGGGAATCCCCACTTGTTATCCTGTGTGGCATGGACATCGGTCTCTAGATGGATGACATCCTTTCCCATCACCATTGAGGAAGGCATCGGCTCAGTTTCAATATTCACTAGGTAAGAGGCGGCTATCTCCATACCCTCTTTCTGTACTGGCCCTCCCACCGGATATTCTTTTGCGAAAGCGCATTCTGTGGCAGCCAGACCACCCATTATCAACATACCGGCTATTACTTTCATTTTCATAAAGCGAACAATCTCCATTTTATTAATTAATGCTGCTCTCGGTGGAGCAAATAAAAACGCAGGAAAAAAATACCGACAAAAACAAGAAACCATGCGCAAAACTGTATTCCTGATGGTGTTGCGGTATATCCTAGAAGGGTATGAGAAAGAATACCGGCCCAACTGCTGTCAGAAAGAAGGAATGAGGTATCCCATATCTGCCATCCCAGCATCGGTAACACATCCACGCTGGCAAGAATA comes from Serratia symbiotica and encodes:
- a CDS encoding iron transporter, whose protein sequence is MKMKVIAGMLIMGGLAATECAFAKEYPVGGPVQKEGMEIAASYLVNIETEPMPSSMVMGKDVIHLETDVHATQDNKWGFPPDAWIPYLSVDYMVQKVGDADFIEFGQMLPMSAADGAHYAHSVKMKGPGTYKVFLKYTPPDEKGYARHTDKETGLPQWFSPFVEKFTFTYPQS